DNA sequence from the Armigeres subalbatus isolate Guangzhou_Male chromosome 1, GZ_Asu_2, whole genome shotgun sequence genome:
CTTCGACCCCATCGGACTGGTAGCCATCTTCGTCATCCACGGAAAAGTGCTTGTGCAGCATATCTGGCGCTCTGGACTTGGTTGGGATGAACGCATTGGTGACACACTGCTTGAGCAGTGGAAGCGATGGGTCAAGTTACTCCAGCAGCTGAATCAAGTCGAAATCCCACGTTGCTACTTCCCAGGCTACTCTTCCGAAGGCTACAGAACCGCCGAGCTGCACATTTTCGTAGACGCTTCCGAGGAAGCCTTTGCAGCCGTAGCATATTTCCGAATCGTTGAAGGAACAAGAGTTCGATGCTCGTTGGTGTCAGCGAAAACGAAGGTTGCCCCCCTGAAACTGCTGTCGATTCCCAGGCTAGAGTTGTCAGCCGCCGTTCTCGGTGCCCGACTTTCGAAATCCGTCATTGAGAACCACACACTTCCAATCAGTcgcaaaacgttctggagtgaTTCCTGCACCTTTCTCTCTTGGTTGCGGGCAGATCCCAGGAAATATCGGCAATTTGTCGCATTCAGGTTGACAGAAATCCACGATCTCACGCAGGTCGATGAATGGCGCTGGGTGCCATCGCGTATGAATGTCGCTGACGAGGCCACAAAGTGGGGCAAAGGTCCCGATATCACCTCCAGCAGTCGCTGGTTCCAAGCTCCAAAATTTCTATACGAGCATCCGAATTCGTGGCCACAGCAAACAACGAAAGAAGAGGAGTCTTCGGAAGAACTTCGTCCGATTCATCTTCACCTTGAAGTAGCCAGGGAAGAGCTGCTGCAGTACGAACGGTTTTCAAAATGGGAGCGCCTGGTCCGTGCTGTATCCTACGTACGCCGGTTCGTGGACAATCTTCGTTGCAAGGCAAGAAAGCAATCACCAAGCAACATGGAATGGTTAAATCGGGGCGAATTGCTGCGTGCGGAGACAACCGTCTTCAAACAAATCCAGCACGAGGTTTTCGGGGACGAGCTtgttattttgaagaaaaaccaAGAACTTCCCGCTGGTGAACAACAGAGACTTAAGAAAATTAGCAAGATCCTCAAACTTTCACCATTTATGGACGAGCAAGGTGTCATACGGATGGACGGCAGGATTGCAGGTGCACAACAGGTGTCCTTCGATTTCAAGTTCCCGGTCATTCTTTCCAAAAGACATGAGGGAACGAAGCTTCTTGTCGATTGGTATCATCGGCAGCACAAGCACGGCAATCCTGAAACTGCGGTCAACGAGATGCGCCAGAAGTTTCATGTGTCGGAAATGAGAGTTGTTTTCAAGCAGGCCGGAAAACAGTGCCAGTGGTGCAAGATTTACAGGGCAGCGCCGGAGATCCCGAGAATGGCTCCGCTTCCACAAGCAAGGACGGTGTCACATGTGCGACCATTCACCTATGTCGGCGTTGACTACTTCGGGCCGATGCTGGTTAAGCAGGGACGTAGCGAGGTAAAACGTTGGGTCGCGTTGTTCACCTGCTTGACCATCCGCGCAGTGCATCTTGAGGTGGTGCATAACCTGACTACAGAGTCCTGCAAGATGGCGGTAAGGCGATTCGTCGCACGGAGGGGGGCCCCGAGGGAAATTTTCAGCGATCGGGGAACCAACTTCGTGGGTGCAAGCCGCGATCTGAAGGAAGAGCTGAAGAGAATCAACTGTAACCTCGCCAGTACGTTCACTAATACGGATACGCAGTGGCGTTTCAATCCTCCATCGACACCGCATATGGGGGGGTCTTGGGAACGCATGGTCCGGTCGGTCAAAAGCGCACTGGCATCAATTTCCATAGGGGGCAAGCCGGACGACGAAACCCTTCGCACGTTTTTAATCGAGGCTGAATCAATAGTTAACTCGAGACCACTTACCTACCTGCCAATCGAGTCCGAGGAGCAACAAGCACTTTCCCCTAATTGCTTCCTGATGCTTAGTACTAGCGGAGTAAATCAGCCGGCAAGGGGTCCAATCGTTGAATGTTCGGGTGCGCGCTGCAACTGGGACCTATGCAAACAACTGCTGGATAGGTTCTGGAGTCGCTGGGTCAAGGAATATCTCCCTACGATCACCAGGCGCACGAAATGGTTCAGAGATCACAAGCCCGTTGAAGTTGGAGATTTGGTAGTAGTAGTCGAAGACCGTATCCGGAATGGGTGGCTGAGAGGACGTGTACTACGTGTGTTTCCGGGACGTGACGGGCGCGTACGGAATGCTGAAGTGGAGACAGCCAATGCAGGAGTGCTGGTTCGGTCAATCGCCAAGCTGGCGGTTCTGAAGGTCGGTAGTACCGCTGAAGATAACTTCGAGCAATACGGGTCGGGGATTGTTACGAACGGCGAGAAACCAGCACCCCGTTGCGAAAGGGTCACTCGATCCACTCGCAGCAGAAAGCAGTGAATGTCATCGTATCTATGCGTCACGGCTGTCATACGGGAGCTTGTTATATTTACCTATAGAAATATTCACATACCACAAGTTAGTTAAAATGTGCCTGCAACTTGAACATTGAATTAAAATCATATTGTCATTGCTTATAAATTAgttaaaattaagtaaaaattGTTGGACAGTGGACAATTTAACCTTAAGAACTAGAAATGTAAGTAACAACACAATCACAAACAAAAACTGGAATTAATTGGACTTAATTAAATTGCAGCTTAAAAGCTGACTCATGTGCAAAACATAAACGAGTCGTGCTATGAGATCGTTCGAAACATTTTCTCCAAAGCTGTGCCAACAATCTCAGACAGAAGCAGCAATTAACGATACTCCTATGAATAGTTTCGAGTTCAACATATTTGATATCACTGACGATCATATAGAAAATGCGCTGCGCAAACTCAAATATTCGGTATCGCCTGGCCCGGATGGGATTCCGTCGActctgctgaagaaatgcacTACTTCTTTACTGAATCCATTGAATAAACTGTTCAATTTGTCGTTGCAACAGAGAACCTTTCCTGCAGCATGGAAATCATCTCTCTTTTTTCCAGTGCACAAGAAAGGAGACAAATGCAACATATTTAACTACCGGGGTATTACTTCGTTGAGTGCTTCGTATACGGATTTCAAGGCCGCCTTCGATCGCGTTGATCATAGGATACTTCTGCGTAAACTGCAGAGACTCGGTGTATCTATTGGACTCATCAATTGGTTTGAATCGTACTTGACGGGAAGATCAATGAAAGTAAGGCTAGGTGCAGCGCTTTCCAGGACTAACGTCAGGTGTTCCACAAGGGAGTAAATTGGGTCCTCTCTTATTTTCTCTGTTCATCAACGATGCTGCTCTTGTAGTGCCTAGAGGAAAACGCATCTTCTACAATGatgatatgaaaatttattctgtCATCAAAAACATTGGAGATTGTCTGGAGCTACAGAATCTGTTGACCTTATTTGAAGAATGGAGCAAGCGAAATCTTCTCGAGCTTTGTGTGGCCAAATGTAGTACAATATCGTATACCAGGAAAAGACAGCCGATTCTATTTAATTATTCTTTGGTCGGACATACTCTGGAACGCCTCAACATAGGGTAAAatgacctattatggaggggttaggCACCGTGTCAAatcaaaatcgatttaaaaaaatgtttaaaaattacctgttggtcttttcccacattgcagtagtcgaataggTTGCTCGTTAAATATagattcgtaaatattacgtcaattgtgttAAACTTATGttgatttgtttttatcacaataaaaacaaactaccgcaataataggacgcagttgcctattgttgcgacattttttcaaggtcagtcctattgttgcggtattgcatgcaattcttatggaaatggataccacaacaataggaccttagcactaccgcaataataggctcaaaggattcgaatttttaatgaaaaatgttgatttttcataattttgaacggaattttgccaaacaaaagctgttctagtcgttaattcgatgagttttagcgtatccacaattgtttttaatgttattatatccagaatggactatttcaacactaccgcaacattaggacataccacaacgataggacgttttaccctagttAAAGATCTCGGAGTTTTGTTGGATTCTGAACTATCGTTCCGCCCTCATTACGAAGATGTGATAGCTCGCGCAAATAGACAGCTTGGTTTTATCCTGAGGCTTGCTGATGGGTTTCGTGACCCGCTGTGTTTGAAATCCCTCTATTGTGCTCTTGTACGCTCTATACTGGAGTCAGCAGTGCTTGTCTGGTGCCCTTACAACAGAATTTGGATTGACcgttttgaagcaattcaacggaaatttgtCCGCAATGCTCTTCGAGGCCTTCCCTGGAGAGACGTTACGAACCTCCCACCGTACGAACACCGATGCACACTTTTGGGTATCGAAACACTAGAGAAGAGAAGGTCAAATATGCAAGCCGTTTTCATCGCAAAGATCCTCACGAATGAGATTGATGCCACTGCTTTGCTTAACGAATTGAATATGTATGTACCAGAGCGATCACTAAGTCGTCGTCAGTTCTTTCAATTGCAAGGAACAGTCGCTATGGACAATTTGAGCCGATAAGATTCATGATGTCGACTTTTAATCTACTCTTCGACCGCTACGACTTTGATGTCAATGCAGCTGATTTCGGACGCCGATTAAGCAACCAAATCCGTGAATAATAAATGTAAATTATGTGTTAGTTTTAGCgattggagtaccttgaatgtgttttatttattaactagactaatttttgttgttttgttttgttttaatgtGTTCTATCAGtaacagtgttgtaaaatgtcatttgcattcgtttgtataattttcccagagcttgtttcagaaggtagctatcaattcatgttgtatgacgaacttatagcggttaaatgggcctacaactttgtctaacgagactttgctgtaaatatgtaatctggggcgtgggaggcaaaatgtcattcaaatgacattatgtcaaatgacacgtgacattttggagagttttcactctccagcctttgatgttatacttagagcaatgtacccttggacaaaaatataaccctactcaagcgttatgagtacattcaaaattatggaaaaaattttgcttctaaagaaagttatgagcaaattagtcaaatgacatgcagatgacattttacaagcctgatcaGTAATACTGTATGCTAAAAAAAGATGCAGGGTTTTTATGCCAATTTTCGGGTTTTTCCTTACCTTCCTTAGTACTTCATAGAGACAGATATAGTCAAATGAATATACaagaaaataaatgaataagaATATCTAGAAAAACCTTAGCTACCTGAGAAACTATGGGATAACATTCCTGCAGAATTTCCGGCAGAAACTCAAGCATTTACTCATGGAAGAATTTTTGCAGGAACACCTGGGGAACTTCTTCTAGAAATGCCTTCTGCAAATCATCCAAAGCGTCCGTCCTGAAATCTGATCTTTGGGAATTCCTATCGGAGTCATCCTGGAGTCCTTACATGAGTTCCAGCTGAAATTTGTAGTTGTACCAGCACTCGCTCTACTGCCGAAGCAGCCCACGCGCTACCCTATCGAAGTAGGGACAGTCCCCATGCACCTTGGGGGTTttgggacgtcatattgtcagcttcagagTTGAACTTCAGAGTTTTCTCGGAGTAC
Encoded proteins:
- the LOC134207114 gene encoding uncharacterized protein LOC134207114 is translated as MVWKPEPDVFVFQGVFREEIQALLSDGAVPTKREVLRTVMSIFDPIGLVAIFVIHGKVLVQHIWRSGLGWDERIGDTLLEQWKRWVKLLQQLNQVEIPRCYFPGYSSEGYRTAELHIFVDASEEAFAAVAYFRIVEGTRVRCSLVSAKTKVAPLKLLSIPRLELSAAVLGARLSKSVIENHTLPISRKTFWSDSCTFLSWLRADPRKYRQFVAFRLTEIHDLTQVDEWRWVPSRMNVADEATKWGKGPDITSSSRWFQAPKFLYEHPNSWPQQTTKEEESSEELRPIHLHLEVAREELLQYERFSKWERLVRAVSYVRRFVDNLRCKARKQSPSNMEWLNRGELLRAETTVFKQIQHEVFGDELVILKKNQELPAGEQQRLKKISKILKLSPFMDEQGVIRMDGRIAGAQQVSFDFKFPVILSKRHEGTKLLVDWYHRQHKHGNPETAVNEMRQKFHVSEMRVVFKQAGKQCQWCKIYRAAPEIPRMAPLPQARTVSHVRPFTYVGVDYFGPMLVKQGRSEVKRWVALFTCLTIRAVHLEVVHNLTTESCKMAVRRFVARRGAPREIFSDRGTNFVGASRDLKEELKRINCNLASTFTNTDTQWRFNPPSTPHMGGSWERMVRSVKSALASISIGGKPDDETLRTFLIEAESIVNSRPLTYLPIESEEQQALSPNCFLMLSTSGVNQPARGPIVECSGARCNWDLCKQLLDRFWSRWVKEYLPTITRRTKWFRDHKPVEVGDLVVVVEDRIRNGWLRGRVLRVFPGRDGRVRNAEVETANAGVLVRSIAKLAVLKVGSTAEDNFEQYGSGIVTNGEKPAPRCERVTRSTRSRKQ